The following are from one region of the Geoalkalibacter subterraneus genome:
- a CDS encoding response regulator, whose amino-acid sequence MSTILLVDDVELFLELERSHLEGRGYGIATATSGEQALARLAEVRPDLVLLDLYLPDMNGDEVCRRIRSHLEWQQLPVIMVTAAGKQAEIGKCLDAGCDDYITKPVNRQDLLEKVQRLLGKVRRRTAERRPFAIQVEVSTGGRNFTSYARDLSRNGIYIRSSSALAVNTAVELQLQFPEGRELKVMGRVRRVEPGKEGDEGGMGIYFILPDDTARAELDRLIAQGEKRDEAPREAASLEQQLAFMGREKAHLEKENRRLAARVDELEAENREFAEHIVQIEEINSNLSNLYIASSRLHSVLDRHKVLEIIKEIVINFVGAERFAILTLDRDQQQLVCETGEGLDVEGFKPVAPGEGFLGQVFQDKKIYLRTGPLSSPGEESEAPLVVVPLTIGDEVLGLLVVYALFVQKDRLEEIDHQLFSMLGEHAATALFSATLHEETERKRATYKGFMDLLLR is encoded by the coding sequence ATGAGCACCATCCTGCTGGTTGACGATGTTGAACTGTTTCTCGAGCTGGAGCGCTCTCATCTGGAGGGACGCGGCTACGGCATTGCCACCGCCACTTCGGGCGAGCAGGCGCTGGCGCGACTCGCAGAGGTTCGTCCCGACCTGGTGCTGCTCGATCTTTATCTGCCGGATATGAACGGTGATGAGGTCTGTCGGCGGATCCGCTCTCACCTCGAATGGCAGCAGCTTCCGGTGATCATGGTCACCGCTGCCGGCAAACAGGCTGAAATCGGCAAATGCCTGGATGCCGGATGCGATGATTACATTACCAAGCCGGTCAACCGGCAGGATCTGCTGGAGAAGGTGCAGCGCCTGCTGGGCAAAGTCCGGCGCCGCACCGCCGAGCGACGGCCTTTTGCGATTCAGGTGGAAGTATCGACCGGGGGGCGCAATTTTACCAGTTACGCCCGCGACCTTTCACGCAACGGCATCTATATCCGTAGTAGCAGCGCTCTTGCGGTGAATACGGCGGTCGAGCTCCAGCTGCAGTTCCCCGAGGGGCGCGAACTCAAAGTCATGGGGCGGGTCAGGAGGGTCGAACCCGGAAAAGAGGGTGATGAAGGCGGGATGGGGATCTATTTCATCCTGCCTGACGATACGGCCCGCGCCGAGCTCGATCGACTGATTGCACAGGGAGAGAAGAGGGACGAGGCGCCGAGGGAGGCGGCCTCCCTGGAGCAGCAGCTTGCGTTTATGGGGCGCGAGAAGGCGCATCTTGAAAAAGAAAACCGTCGTCTGGCCGCCCGTGTTGATGAGCTTGAGGCCGAAAATCGCGAATTTGCCGAACACATCGTGCAGATCGAAGAGATCAACAGCAACCTGAGCAATCTTTATATCGCATCTTCAAGGTTGCATTCGGTGCTCGATCGCCACAAGGTGCTGGAGATCATCAAGGAGATCGTCATCAACTTCGTCGGCGCAGAACGTTTTGCCATTCTGACGCTCGACCGAGATCAACAGCAACTGGTGTGCGAGACCGGCGAGGGACTCGATGTCGAGGGATTTAAGCCTGTCGCCCCCGGTGAAGGATTTCTCGGGCAGGTCTTTCAGGATAAAAAGATTTATCTGCGAACAGGCCCCCTGTCGTCACCCGGCGAAGAGTCCGAGGCGCCCCTGGTGGTGGTGCCCCTGACCATCGGCGACGAGGTTCTGGGGCTGCTGGTGGTTTACGCTCTTTTCGTTCAGAAGGACCGGCTTGAAGAGATAGACCACCAGCTGTTCTCCATGCTCGGTGAACATGCCGCCACTGCCCTTTTCTCAGCGACGCTTCACGAGGAAACCGAACGCAAGCGCGCTACCTATAAAGGGTTCATGGATCTACTGCTCAGGTAG
- a CDS encoding B12-binding domain-containing radical SAM protein, whose protein sequence is MHIVLATLHVRPSAQAIPLAAGCLAATLPPEIRSATHLVDLYQDESVEELAARIIKYAPTLVGFPLYVWNHISVIELAGELKKRQPQLPVICGGPEAGAVAEKLLASGVFDAVVRGEAETIFPELVARIHQGKPLDLPGVCTPGEPESLQQDVTPPSLQDVPSPWLTGVLAPREDGVLWEVARGCPFTCDFCYDGRGNNQLRPIDEKRLEDELHLFVANGVSQIWVLDSTFNHPPERGKKLLRLLNEKAPHIHFHLEAKADFLDRESAQLLAGLSCSVQIGLQTVTPAALKRIHRTLDQGLFRQKISLLSVDGITYGFDIIYGLPGDNYEGFRNTLRFALELRPNQVDIFPLAVLPGTALHRDHADLGLEFQPQPPYEITAAPGFEGEKLRQARLLAAATDIFYNRGRAVGFFLPLAEAVDFDPCDLLDFFLHWLQQERNLSRQQIENVESWQPRDIRDLQMDFTAYLLKDKGCGHLLPAARDLIRYHYHYAETVLGPETIPAESEQLRPLDLWTTRWRLNPASRVVRFRYEIIDLLQVDEMDLRQFVNLFRPVGSTALFLRRGGEIVCESLEEDFARLLQGSDGSRSPQEIFDGSVNRQEGEEFIEFAVSEGILLPPE, encoded by the coding sequence ATGCACATCGTACTTGCCACGCTTCACGTTCGCCCCTCCGCCCAGGCCATACCCCTGGCGGCAGGTTGCCTGGCGGCGACGCTGCCGCCTGAAATACGCTCTGCGACACACCTTGTCGACCTTTACCAGGACGAAAGCGTCGAGGAGTTGGCGGCGCGGATCATAAAGTACGCTCCCACCCTGGTGGGTTTTCCCCTTTACGTCTGGAACCATATTTCAGTTATCGAACTGGCCGGCGAACTGAAAAAACGTCAGCCGCAGCTGCCTGTCATCTGCGGCGGCCCCGAGGCCGGAGCCGTCGCCGAAAAACTCCTGGCAAGCGGCGTTTTCGATGCCGTGGTGCGCGGCGAGGCAGAAACCATTTTCCCCGAGCTGGTGGCACGCATCCATCAAGGAAAACCGCTGGACCTCCCCGGAGTCTGCACCCCGGGGGAGCCGGAATCCCTCCAGCAAGACGTCACACCCCCCTCTTTGCAGGACGTTCCGTCCCCTTGGTTGACAGGGGTTCTGGCGCCCCGGGAAGACGGAGTATTGTGGGAAGTTGCACGTGGCTGCCCCTTTACCTGCGATTTCTGCTACGACGGCCGCGGCAACAATCAACTGCGCCCCATCGATGAAAAACGCCTTGAGGATGAACTGCACCTGTTCGTCGCAAACGGCGTCAGCCAGATATGGGTGCTCGATTCAACCTTCAACCACCCTCCCGAGCGGGGCAAAAAACTGCTTCGGCTGCTGAACGAAAAAGCTCCCCACATCCATTTTCACCTGGAGGCGAAGGCCGACTTTCTCGATCGTGAAAGCGCCCAGCTGCTCGCCGGGCTCTCCTGTTCGGTGCAAATCGGCCTGCAGACCGTCACTCCGGCAGCCCTCAAGCGCATCCACCGCACATTGGACCAGGGACTGTTCCGCCAGAAAATATCGCTCCTCTCTGTGGATGGGATCACCTACGGCTTCGACATCATCTACGGCCTGCCCGGCGATAATTATGAGGGATTCCGCAACACTTTGCGGTTCGCCCTGGAATTGCGCCCCAATCAGGTTGATATCTTTCCTCTTGCGGTGCTGCCCGGGACGGCCCTGCACCGCGATCATGCGGATCTGGGGCTCGAGTTCCAGCCGCAGCCGCCTTATGAAATCACTGCAGCCCCAGGCTTTGAGGGTGAAAAACTCCGTCAGGCCCGACTGCTGGCGGCCGCAACCGACATTTTTTACAATCGCGGGCGGGCGGTCGGCTTTTTTCTCCCCCTGGCGGAAGCCGTCGATTTCGATCCCTGCGATCTGCTCGACTTTTTCCTGCACTGGCTGCAGCAAGAGCGCAATCTGTCCCGGCAACAGATTGAGAATGTGGAGAGCTGGCAACCCCGGGACATCCGTGATCTGCAGATGGATTTTACCGCTTACCTCCTCAAAGACAAAGGCTGCGGCCATCTTCTGCCTGCAGCACGCGACCTGATCCGCTATCATTACCATTACGCTGAAACCGTCCTGGGGCCGGAAACGATACCGGCGGAGAGCGAACAGCTTCGCCCTCTCGATTTATGGACAACCCGCTGGCGACTCAATCCCGCGTCCCGGGTGGTGCGCTTTCGCTATGAGATCATCGACCTGCTGCAGGTCGACGAGATGGATTTGCGGCAATTCGTCAACCTTTTTCGCCCGGTAGGATCCACCGCTCTCTTTTTGCGGCGGGGAGGAGAAATTGTCTGCGAATCGCTGGAGGAAGACTTTGCCAGGCTGTTGCAGGGTAGCGACGGCAGCCGCTCGCCGCAGGAAATTTTCGACGGCAGCGTCAACCGCCAGGAAGGGGAGGAGTTCATCGAATTCGCCGTCAGCGAAGGAATCCTGCTGCCGCCGGAATAA
- a CDS encoding MXAN_5187 C-terminal domain-containing protein, translating into MSDRIKIEQALHRIENDLRELQIHYEKYFGGAEKLEPIKLREALAARLRHFANRKIMQTDLRFKYQTLAGRFHSYAGYWDRILRLMDEGRFVRGATGLPARPSPASRNASAGSGRREEEIDRLVEQLRQAGGNNPGGDGQDREKIARFIEAQRGRIKETFGEREVEFRVVVEGGKPKIKVRAKKH; encoded by the coding sequence ATGAGCGATCGCATTAAAATAGAGCAGGCGCTGCACCGAATCGAGAATGATCTGCGAGAGTTGCAGATACATTACGAGAAATATTTCGGTGGCGCCGAAAAACTTGAGCCGATCAAGCTGCGGGAGGCACTTGCGGCGCGCCTGCGCCACTTCGCCAATCGCAAAATCATGCAGACCGATCTGCGCTTCAAGTATCAGACCCTGGCCGGACGCTTCCACAGCTACGCCGGATATTGGGATCGAATTCTGCGCCTGATGGATGAGGGACGCTTCGTGCGGGGAGCGACCGGTCTTCCCGCGCGTCCATCCCCGGCCAGCCGCAACGCTTCAGCCGGGTCCGGCCGGCGCGAGGAGGAAATTGACCGCCTCGTCGAACAGTTGCGCCAAGCCGGCGGCAACAACCCAGGCGGCGACGGGCAAGACCGGGAAAAGATCGCACGTTTCATCGAGGCTCAGCGCGGGCGCATCAAGGAAACCTTCGGCGAACGCGAGGTTGAGTTCCGCGTGGTCGTCGAAGGAGGCAAGCCCAAAATCAAGGTCCGCGCCAAAAAGCACTAA
- the glmU gene encoding bifunctional UDP-N-acetylglucosamine diphosphorylase/glucosamine-1-phosphate N-acetyltransferase GlmU codes for MPDKQLAAVILAAGKGTRMKSRTAKVLHPLAGLPMAAYPTRLARDLGCDPRVMVVGHQAAEVESALKGEGLEFALQNEQLGTGHALLCAAPSLEGFCGDLLLLCGDVPLLRRETLENLLRYHRSEQAAVTVLTAEMADPHGYGRIVRDGEEVLRIVEEKDASRKEKCIREINTGIYLFAAPFVFEALQGLGRDNAQNEYYLTDVLAAARSRGEKVRALGVDDPMEIMGINDRVQLACAAGYLRQRINRGHMLSGVTLIDPATTYIDAEVDIAPDTTVYPNVHLRGQTRIGSDCIIEPGVVVTDCEIGDQVHIKSSTVMTEAQVGRACTLGPMAHLRPGTSLAGQNKLGNFVETKKAVLAEKAQASHLTYIGDAEVGRNVNIGCGTITCNYDGVNKHRTIIEDDVFVGSDTQFVAPVRIGRGALIGAGSTITRDVPADALSLARSEQKIIEGWAARKRRKK; via the coding sequence ATGCCGGATAAACAGTTGGCTGCGGTGATTCTCGCTGCGGGCAAAGGAACGCGGATGAAATCCCGGACGGCCAAGGTGCTGCATCCCCTGGCCGGTTTGCCGATGGCCGCTTATCCCACCCGCCTTGCGCGCGATCTCGGGTGTGACCCGCGTGTCATGGTGGTGGGACACCAGGCGGCGGAGGTCGAAAGCGCTCTGAAGGGGGAGGGGCTTGAGTTCGCCCTGCAAAACGAACAGCTCGGCACGGGGCACGCGCTGCTCTGTGCCGCTCCCTCCCTGGAGGGATTCTGCGGCGATCTTTTGCTGCTGTGCGGGGATGTTCCCTTGCTCCGCCGTGAGACGCTTGAAAATCTGCTTCGTTATCATCGCAGCGAGCAGGCCGCTGTGACTGTTTTGACCGCGGAGATGGCCGATCCCCATGGTTATGGACGCATCGTGCGCGACGGCGAAGAGGTGCTGCGGATCGTCGAGGAGAAGGATGCCTCGCGCAAGGAAAAATGCATCCGTGAAATCAACACCGGTATCTATCTGTTTGCCGCGCCCTTTGTGTTCGAGGCGCTGCAGGGTCTGGGGCGCGACAATGCCCAGAATGAATATTACCTCACCGATGTGCTGGCGGCCGCCCGCTCCCGGGGGGAAAAGGTGCGCGCCCTCGGGGTGGATGATCCCATGGAAATCATGGGGATCAACGACCGGGTGCAGTTGGCCTGCGCGGCAGGCTATCTGCGGCAGCGGATCAATCGCGGGCACATGCTCTCGGGCGTGACCCTGATCGACCCCGCTACGACCTATATCGATGCAGAGGTCGACATTGCGCCTGATACAACCGTTTATCCCAATGTTCACCTGCGCGGTCAAACCCGCATCGGCAGCGACTGTATTATCGAGCCGGGCGTGGTGGTCACCGATTGTGAAATCGGCGACCAGGTCCACATCAAATCTTCCACCGTCATGACAGAGGCACAGGTCGGGCGGGCCTGTACCCTCGGTCCCATGGCGCACCTGCGCCCGGGGACCTCCCTGGCCGGACAGAATAAGCTGGGCAATTTCGTTGAAACCAAGAAAGCGGTGCTGGCCGAAAAGGCACAGGCCAGCCATCTCACCTATATCGGCGATGCCGAGGTGGGGCGCAACGTCAATATCGGCTGTGGAACCATCACCTGCAATTACGACGGCGTCAACAAGCACCGCACCATCATCGAGGATGATGTCTTTGTCGGATCCGACACCCAGTTTGTCGCTCCGGTGCGCATCGGGCGCGGGGCACTGATCGGGGCGGGGTCCACCATCACCAGGGATGTCCCGGCCGACGCCCTCTCCCTGGCGCGTAGCGAGCAGAAAATCATCGAAGGGTGGGCGGCGCGCAAGCGCAGGAAAAAGTAA
- the glmS gene encoding glutamine--fructose-6-phosphate transaminase (isomerizing), with product MCGIVGYIGAQQASPIVLEGLRRLEYRGYDSAGIATFDDGHIEIRRAEGKLSNLEQQLRERPVTGRLGIGHTRWATHGRPSEINAHPHKAGDIVVVHNGIIENYLDLRERLRDQGHVFSSETDTEIIAHLVDEHYRDCGDFASAVRAALKEVRGAYAVAMLCEQEPDKLVAAKLGSPLVVGQGQGENFVASDIPAMLSHTREMIFLEDGEMVVFTPDELKFTTLEGAPLEKTPRTITWTPLMAEKGGYRHFMLKEIYEQPRAMADTLAGRIREEAGDIYLEDLNLDDETLRSMDKVNIVACGTSWHAGLVGKFLAEKLARVPVEVDIASEFRYRDPIVTPRTLTVLISQSGETADTLAGLREAKGKGGKVVSICNVVDSSIARESDGVIYTHAGPEIGVASTKAFTTQLVALVLFACKLGRVRGTLDENECRLLGEELVKLPRKIEEALEQDAAIEEVAKLYMNASDFLYLGRGNQYPIALEGALKLKEISYIHAEGYPAGEMKHGPIALIDEHLPVVVLLPNNETREKVISNMQEVRARAGQVIAITDLDDSLVRDNADHVLTFPGIRDELMPVVLSVPMQLLAYHIAVLKGTDVDQPRNLAKSVTVE from the coding sequence ATGTGTGGAATTGTCGGATATATCGGGGCGCAGCAGGCTTCGCCCATTGTTCTTGAAGGGTTGAGGCGGCTTGAATATCGTGGCTACGACTCGGCCGGCATCGCGACATTTGATGACGGGCACATCGAGATCCGTCGCGCCGAAGGCAAGCTCTCCAACCTGGAGCAGCAGCTGCGCGAGCGGCCGGTGACCGGCCGCCTCGGCATCGGGCACACCCGCTGGGCGACCCACGGCCGCCCCTCCGAGATCAATGCCCACCCCCATAAGGCCGGCGACATTGTGGTGGTGCATAATGGCATTATCGAAAACTACCTCGATCTACGCGAGCGATTGCGCGACCAGGGGCATGTTTTCAGCTCTGAAACCGACACTGAAATCATTGCCCATCTGGTGGACGAACATTACCGTGACTGTGGCGATTTCGCCTCTGCCGTGCGGGCGGCACTCAAGGAGGTGCGCGGCGCCTATGCCGTGGCCATGCTCTGCGAGCAGGAGCCCGACAAGCTGGTGGCGGCCAAGCTGGGCTCTCCACTGGTGGTCGGCCAGGGGCAGGGGGAGAATTTTGTCGCCTCCGACATCCCCGCCATGCTGTCTCACACCCGGGAGATGATTTTTCTCGAAGATGGCGAGATGGTGGTTTTTACCCCCGATGAACTCAAATTCACCACCCTGGAAGGCGCTCCACTGGAAAAGACCCCGCGCACCATCACCTGGACACCGCTGATGGCGGAAAAGGGCGGCTATCGCCACTTCATGCTCAAGGAGATCTATGAGCAGCCGCGGGCCATGGCCGACACCCTGGCCGGGCGTATCCGCGAAGAGGCCGGAGACATCTACCTTGAGGATCTCAATCTGGATGATGAAACGCTGCGCTCCATGGACAAGGTCAACATCGTCGCCTGCGGAACGTCCTGGCATGCCGGTCTGGTCGGCAAGTTTCTCGCTGAAAAACTGGCCCGCGTGCCGGTGGAGGTCGATATCGCCAGCGAATTCCGCTACCGCGATCCCATCGTGACGCCCCGCACCCTGACCGTGCTGATCAGCCAGAGCGGCGAAACCGCCGACACCCTCGCCGGTCTGCGCGAAGCCAAGGGCAAGGGGGGCAAGGTCGTCTCCATCTGCAACGTGGTCGATTCTTCCATTGCGCGGGAAAGCGACGGCGTCATCTACACTCATGCCGGTCCCGAGATCGGCGTGGCTTCGACCAAGGCCTTTACCACTCAGCTTGTCGCCCTGGTGCTGTTTGCCTGCAAGCTCGGCCGGGTCCGGGGGACTCTTGATGAGAACGAATGCCGTCTGCTGGGAGAGGAGCTGGTCAAGCTGCCGCGCAAGATCGAAGAAGCGCTGGAGCAGGATGCCGCCATTGAGGAAGTGGCCAAACTCTACATGAACGCCAGCGACTTTCTCTACCTCGGCCGCGGCAACCAGTACCCCATTGCACTGGAAGGGGCTCTCAAGCTCAAGGAAATTTCCTACATTCACGCCGAAGGTTATCCCGCCGGGGAGATGAAGCACGGCCCCATCGCCCTGATCGATGAACATCTTCCGGTGGTGGTGCTGCTTCCCAATAATGAAACCCGCGAAAAAGTCATTTCCAACATGCAGGAAGTGCGCGCCCGCGCAGGGCAGGTCATTGCGATTACCGATCTCGACGACAGCCTGGTGCGCGACAACGCCGATCATGTCCTGACATTCCCCGGCATACGCGACGAATTGATGCCGGTGGTCCTCTCCGTTCCCATGCAGCTGCTCGCCTATCATATCGCCGTTCTCAAAGGGACCGACGTCGACCAGCCGCGCAACCTCGCCAAGAGTGTGACTGTGGAATAG
- a CDS encoding carbohydrate deacetylase has protein sequence MIRLIVSADDLGVNPARNHGILEAFTHGIVTSASLLANGEAFCEAVDLAREAQLPVGVHLNLSEGLSLTGYLPGLTDQQGRFRGKEGLRDCLKRGACPIDAVEAEWTSQIERVFASGLVPDHLDSHQHCHLFPPLSTLVMALAQRFRVGAVRCSRPAEPVADDPCGVVGEELRLYRRLSRCREPGRIKMPDGLWGMTLLNRLDTDSLCGVLERLPEGSWELMTHPGYPMEGGSEFEGGARLEELHALTSVEARAAVERRGIQLCSYREL, from the coding sequence ATGATCCGTTTGATCGTCAGTGCCGATGACCTTGGGGTCAATCCGGCCCGTAATCATGGGATTCTGGAAGCTTTTACCCACGGGATCGTTACCAGCGCCTCCCTGTTGGCCAATGGGGAGGCGTTTTGCGAGGCGGTTGACCTTGCCAGAGAAGCACAATTGCCGGTGGGCGTTCATCTTAATCTATCCGAAGGGCTCTCCTTGACTGGATATCTCCCGGGGCTGACAGATCAGCAAGGGCGTTTCAGGGGCAAGGAGGGGTTGCGCGACTGTCTGAAGCGGGGCGCCTGCCCCATTGATGCAGTTGAGGCAGAATGGACGTCCCAGATCGAACGGGTCTTTGCCTCAGGTCTTGTCCCCGACCATCTCGACAGTCACCAGCACTGCCATCTTTTCCCGCCACTTTCAACTCTTGTGATGGCATTGGCCCAGCGCTTCAGGGTCGGCGCCGTGCGCTGCTCCCGTCCGGCTGAACCCGTCGCGGATGATCCCTGTGGGGTGGTAGGTGAAGAACTGCGCCTCTATCGCAGGCTCTCCAGGTGCCGGGAACCTGGCCGGATCAAGATGCCGGACGGCCTGTGGGGAATGACGTTGCTGAATCGTCTGGACACGGATTCGCTGTGTGGAGTGCTGGAGCGCCTTCCTGAAGGAAGCTGGGAGTTGATGACTCATCCCGGTTATCCCATGGAGGGCGGAAGCGAATTTGAAGGAGGGGCGCGGCTGGAGGAACTGCATGCGCTGACCTCGGTAGAGGCGCGCGCCGCAGTCGAACGGCGGGGAATCCAGCTATGCAGCTATCGTGAGTTGTGA
- a CDS encoding tetratricopeptide repeat protein, whose amino-acid sequence MHTAADRADSGTTHFWAKLAIITIVVLIGVLGLWLNARYCLLCTDPQKLDRGLGLVVAAENENATRRGWGMISRAADNGHMPAVIARAELSLPQLPERYLRSYPEAGKDARRFLPVSEKQAVIDWRLLAQRKDLDENTQYNLGVLIRQGLLQEEDIGGSAADYFQRLADNNNPFGLFALGHQLHLAGDYRKAANKFTAAFAAGRHPEAAIFMGDYHLYGRGMWPDPYRARYWYRRALHAAQRSPYQNLSGNLKLTAEKRLQLVEKRIQALPDTPPRTIEYRVTGTPKESRVLVGSGNNPVGKVFHQNGKQIKARYDGGEAPLNQTVDSITQGIDWIMQTHVTQIYGDKTPVKLRLVQD is encoded by the coding sequence TTGCACACTGCGGCGGATCGAGCAGACTCCGGGACAACCCATTTCTGGGCGAAGTTGGCCATAATTACAATTGTGGTTCTTATCGGGGTTCTCGGCCTCTGGCTTAACGCCCGCTACTGCCTGCTCTGCACCGACCCCCAGAAACTCGACCGTGGGCTCGGGCTGGTTGTCGCCGCAGAAAACGAAAATGCGACGCGGCGCGGTTGGGGCATGATCAGCCGCGCGGCTGACAATGGGCACATGCCGGCGGTGATCGCGCGGGCGGAACTCAGTCTGCCGCAACTACCTGAACGCTACCTGAGAAGCTATCCTGAGGCCGGAAAGGACGCACGCAGGTTTCTGCCTGTCTCAGAGAAGCAGGCAGTTATTGACTGGCGCCTGCTGGCGCAGCGCAAAGATCTGGACGAAAATACTCAATACAATTTGGGAGTTCTGATACGGCAGGGGCTTCTTCAGGAAGAGGATATCGGCGGCAGCGCCGCAGACTACTTTCAACGCCTGGCTGACAACAACAACCCATTCGGGCTGTTCGCCCTCGGCCATCAATTGCATTTGGCGGGAGACTACAGAAAAGCGGCAAACAAATTCACGGCCGCCTTCGCTGCCGGACGCCACCCAGAAGCCGCAATCTTTATGGGCGATTATCACCTCTACGGCCGCGGAATGTGGCCCGATCCCTACCGGGCCCGCTACTGGTATCGCCGCGCCCTGCATGCCGCGCAAAGATCGCCCTATCAGAATCTTTCCGGCAACCTGAAATTAACGGCCGAGAAAAGATTGCAGCTGGTTGAGAAACGGATCCAGGCCCTGCCGGACACACCTCCGCGCACCATCGAATACAGAGTAACGGGCACCCCCAAGGAGTCCCGGGTCCTGGTCGGATCGGGGAATAATCCAGTAGGAAAGGTTTTTCACCAAAACGGCAAGCAGATCAAAGCCCGCTATGACGGAGGCGAAGCCCCCTTGAACCAAACCGTCGACAGCATCACCCAGGGGATTGACTGGATCATGCAGACTCATGTCACGCAGATCTACGGCGACAAGACCCCGGTCAAGCTGCGCCTGGTCCAGGATTGA